The proteins below are encoded in one region of Acetoanaerobium noterae:
- the asrA gene encoding anaerobic sulfite reductase subunit AsrA: protein MSYKISNSKFNEILERLSNDYEIYAPVRIKGRGRFSDTDNIRYQKISKVEEIEYKEKSRFSAKEIPFPATETIFNIVGEQLLEPLVKNRKFLVFLRSCDIHAMDKLDSIFLKNGDVQDPYYKRKRDNISYIVMGCNKSFENCFCVSMGTNKTDNYSMGIGFEQDSVKLEVKDSIFFDYFNNLDKIDFKPDFVEENDIVVNLPDGEKIDTSLFNDEMWEEYAKRCIACGRCNFSCPTCSCFTTVDIAYDDNVDNGERRRTWAGCHVDKFTDMAGGHVFRNDYGSRMRFKTMHKIYDFNKRFGSHMCVGCGRCDDQCPEYISFSNCINKVTKKVNDTIKEG, encoded by the coding sequence ATGAGCTATAAGATTAGTAATTCAAAGTTCAATGAAATCCTTGAAAGGCTTTCTAATGACTATGAAATCTATGCGCCAGTTAGAATTAAAGGCAGAGGAAGATTTTCAGACACAGATAATATCAGATATCAAAAAATATCAAAGGTAGAAGAAATAGAATACAAAGAAAAATCGAGATTTTCTGCAAAGGAAATACCTTTTCCTGCAACAGAAACCATTTTTAATATAGTTGGAGAGCAGTTACTTGAGCCACTAGTTAAAAATAGAAAGTTTTTAGTATTTCTGAGATCATGTGATATTCATGCTATGGATAAACTAGATTCAATTTTTCTGAAAAATGGAGATGTTCAAGACCCTTATTATAAAAGAAAAAGAGATAATATCAGCTACATAGTAATGGGATGTAATAAAAGCTTTGAAAATTGCTTTTGCGTAAGTATGGGAACAAATAAAACTGACAATTACTCTATGGGTATAGGCTTTGAGCAAGACTCAGTAAAGCTAGAAGTAAAAGACTCAATATTTTTTGATTACTTTAATAACCTTGATAAAATTGATTTTAAACCAGATTTTGTTGAGGAAAACGATATAGTTGTAAATCTTCCAGATGGCGAAAAGATTGACACTAGCTTATTTAACGATGAAATGTGGGAAGAATATGCAAAGAGATGTATTGCTTGTGGACGCTGTAATTTTTCATGTCCTACATGTTCATGCTTTACTACTGTAGATATAGCTTATGATGACAATGTGGACAATGGAGAAAGAAGAAGGACCTGGGCTGGATGTCATGTTGATAAGTTTACAGATATGGCTGGCGGACACGTGTTTAGAAATGACTATGGCTCTAGAATGAGATTTAAAACTATGCATAAAATATATGATTTTAATAAAAGATTTGGAAGTCATATGTGTGTAGGCTGTGGCAGATGTGATGACCAGTGCCCAGAGTATATATCATTTTCAAACTGTATTAACAAGGTAACTAAAAAAGTAAACGATACTATCAAGGAGGGATAA
- the asrB gene encoding anaerobic sulfite reductase subunit AsrB — translation MNPYIPFPAEIIKINQQTDIDYTFFVKSDLKVRSGQFVQLSIPRVGEAPISISDFGDGYIEMTIRKVGKVTDELFEKKPGDFIYLRGPYGNGFRVEDNFGKDLILVVGGTGLAPVKNLINYYYNNLDSLSSFRLIVGFKSMKDRLFVPELAKWGEKFPVNVTLDRPEEGWFGSTGFVTEHVQKMVIKDIAKTHVIIVGPPPMMKFTALGFEQIGMPKEQIWMSFERKMSCGLGKCGHCKVDETYVCLEGPVFRYDKAIKLVD, via the coding sequence ATGAATCCATATATTCCATTTCCAGCAGAAATAATTAAAATTAATCAGCAGACAGACATAGATTATACATTCTTTGTAAAATCAGATTTAAAGGTTAGAAGTGGGCAATTTGTTCAGTTATCCATTCCTAGAGTAGGTGAAGCGCCAATTTCAATCAGTGATTTTGGTGATGGCTATATAGAGATGACTATAAGAAAAGTTGGAAAAGTTACTGATGAATTATTTGAAAAAAAACCAGGTGATTTTATATATTTAAGAGGACCTTATGGCAACGGATTTAGAGTTGAAGATAATTTTGGCAAGGATTTAATATTAGTTGTAGGTGGAACTGGCCTAGCTCCAGTAAAAAATCTTATAAACTACTATTACAACAATCTGGATTCACTTAGTAGCTTTAGACTTATTGTTGGATTTAAGTCTATGAAAGACAGACTTTTTGTACCTGAGCTAGCAAAATGGGGAGAGAAATTCCCAGTCAATGTAACTCTTGATAGACCAGAAGAAGGATGGTTTGGAAGTACAGGCTTTGTTACTGAGCATGTTCAAAAAATGGTAATAAAGGATATTGCAAAAACTCATGTAATTATAGTAGGACCACCTCCTATGATGAAATTTACTGCACTTGGCTTCGAGCAGATAGGCATGCCAAAAGAACAGATTTGGATGTCCTTTGAAAGAAAGATGTCATGTGGACTAGGAAAATGTGGACATTGTAAAGTAGATGAAACCTATGTCTGTCTTGAAGGTCCAGTTTTCAGATATGATAAAGCTATCAAACTAGTAGATTAG
- a CDS encoding copper amine oxidase N-terminal domain-containing protein: MKKQVLDRFNRQNYFWTINQDKKKRLIKTAVASSLATALIVSRLMTPVYAADEKIGISEYKNDNAVIFAISDSDDITDETTDGLTDETTDGITDGVTDGITDEVTDGITDTYTDENTDGISDYNSYDFSDEISDEWNTDERAVLIGPNGQNIALFRLDKNILFMNNKKFKLDSPPTIYNERTLLPVKYIASSMGADVGWDPVDKKITIIQADKTIELWIDSSNARVNGVTTQIDPDDSSVQPKIIKGRTMVPVKFVSENLGANVFWDQSTKTISVKF, translated from the coding sequence ATGAAAAAACAGGTGCTAGATAGGTTTAATAGACAAAATTATTTTTGGACCATAAATCAAGACAAGAAAAAAAGACTAATAAAGACTGCTGTTGCAAGTTCTCTAGCTACGGCGCTTATAGTTTCTAGGCTTATGACACCAGTATATGCAGCCGATGAAAAAATAGGGATAAGCGAATATAAAAATGATAATGCTGTTATTTTTGCTATATCAGATTCAGATGATATTACAGATGAAACGACTGACGGCTTAACAGACGAGACTACAGACGGAATTACTGATGGCGTGACTGACGGAATCACTGATGAAGTAACAGATGGAATAACTGACACTTATACAGATGAAAATACTGATGGAATATCTGATTATAACTCTTATGATTTTTCTGATGAAATATCTGATGAGTGGAATACAGATGAAAGAGCAGTTCTTATTGGACCAAATGGGCAAAATATAGCTTTATTTAGGCTTGATAAAAATATCTTATTTATGAATAACAAAAAATTTAAGCTAGATTCACCTCCTACAATATATAACGAAAGAACATTACTTCCGGTTAAATATATAGCTTCATCAATGGGAGCGGATGTAGGCTGGGATCCAGTAGATAAAAAGATCACTATAATTCAAGCTGATAAAACTATTGAATTATGGATAGACAGCAGTAATGCTAGAGTAAATGGAGTAACTACTCAAATTGACCCAGATGATAGTAGCGTTCAGCCAAAAATAATTAAAGGAAGAACCATGGTTCCTGTGAAATTTGTTTCTGAAAATTTAGGAGCAAATGTTTTTTGGGATCAGAGCACAAAAACAATTTCAGTTAAGTTCTGA
- a CDS encoding YjjG family noncanonical pyrimidine nucleotidase: MKYKLLLFDADETLFDFKKAERYAIEESLKHFNIAYEESVHIPLYHKVNHDIWKEFEQGKITQDALKAERFRRFFDILDLDYDSVLFSKTYMKYLGQASFLYEKSTAIIDKLSKSHRLAIITNGLTEVQENRISKSSIAHYFEEIIISEAINLSKPNPEIFSYALNKMNHNDKKSVLMIGDSLTSDIKGGINFGIDTCWYNPNKISNTFEFSPTYEISDLDSIYDII, encoded by the coding sequence ATGAAATATAAATTATTACTTTTTGATGCAGACGAAACTCTTTTTGATTTTAAAAAAGCAGAGAGGTATGCAATTGAAGAATCTCTTAAGCATTTTAATATAGCTTATGAAGAATCCGTTCATATACCTTTATATCACAAGGTGAACCACGATATATGGAAAGAATTTGAACAAGGAAAAATAACTCAAGACGCACTTAAAGCGGAGCGCTTTAGAAGATTTTTTGATATCTTAGATTTAGATTATGACTCGGTGCTTTTTTCAAAAACATATATGAAGTATCTAGGACAGGCATCCTTCCTATATGAAAAATCTACAGCTATCATTGATAAGCTATCCAAATCTCATAGGCTAGCTATCATTACCAATGGTTTAACTGAGGTTCAAGAAAATAGAATATCAAAATCTAGCATAGCCCATTACTTTGAAGAAATAATTATTTCAGAAGCTATCAATCTTTCAAAGCCAAACCCAGAAATTTTCAGCTATGCTTTAAATAAAATGAATCACAACGATAAAAAATCCGTACTTATGATAGGAGATAGCTTAACTTCTGATATAAAAGGCGGTATAAACTTTGGAATTGATACCTGCTGGTACAATCCAAACAAAATCAGCAATACTTTTGAATTTTCACCTACCTATGAAATCAGCGATTTAGATTCAATTTATGATATTATATAA
- a CDS encoding peroxiredoxin, which yields MERIVGMKAPSFNMATALGDGSGFGRVSLDDYKGKWLVLFFYPLDFTFVCPTEITGYSKKYDAFKGMDAEVLGVSIDSEHSHKAWINSDLGKLNFPLAADLTKKVASDYGVLIEEEGIALRGLFIIDPQGVVRYSVVHDLNVGRSVDETLRVLKALQTGGLCPVDWSEGEDLL from the coding sequence ATGGAAAGAATAGTTGGAATGAAAGCTCCATCATTTAATATGGCAACAGCACTAGGAGACGGTAGTGGATTTGGAAGAGTTTCTCTTGATGACTATAAAGGCAAATGGCTTGTACTTTTCTTTTATCCCCTAGATTTTACATTTGTATGCCCTACAGAAATCACAGGATATTCAAAAAAATACGATGCATTTAAAGGTATGGACGCTGAAGTACTTGGTGTAAGTATAGACAGTGAGCATTCACATAAAGCATGGATAAACTCAGATTTAGGCAAGCTAAACTTCCCTCTAGCTGCAGACCTTACTAAAAAGGTTGCAAGCGATTACGGTGTACTTATCGAAGAAGAAGGAATTGCTCTAAGAGGATTATTTATAATAGACCCTCAAGGTGTTGTTAGATACAGCGTGGTTCATGATTTGAATGTTGGAAGAAGTGTAGATGAAACTTTAAGAGTACTTAAAGCGCTACAAACAGGTGGACTTTGCCCAGTAGACTGGTCTGAAGGTGAAGATTTACTTTAA
- a CDS encoding bacteriohemerythrin, translating to MISWETQYELGIKSIDDQHKELVNIINKMAALLIEAKQGVDIYDEVVAVIGDLKKYTIYHFKYEENLFDQYSYEYKDTHKSEHDKLVNDIEELDLSSFDEDQIKHTNDLLKFLITWLFKHISGSDFLYRDLLKGNNVQ from the coding sequence ATGATAAGTTGGGAAACACAGTATGAGCTAGGAATCAAGTCTATAGATGACCAGCATAAGGAACTAGTAAACATAATTAACAAAATGGCTGCTTTATTAATAGAAGCAAAACAAGGCGTAGATATTTACGACGAGGTTGTAGCTGTTATAGGTGATTTAAAAAAATATACTATTTATCATTTCAAATATGAAGAAAATCTTTTTGACCAGTATTCTTATGAATACAAGGATACTCATAAGTCAGAGCACGACAAGCTTGTAAATGACATAGAAGAGTTAGATTTGTCAAGCTTTGACGAAGATCAGATTAAACATACTAATGATTTGCTAAAATTCCTTATTACATGGCTATTTAAGCATATCAGTGGCTCTGATTTTCTATATAGAGACTTACTTAAAGGAAATAATGTTCAGTAG
- a CDS encoding GNAT family N-acetyltransferase: MIRRIEKADKEIYMEFAKDFYSSDAVDHTVPESHFEAAFNEFFRSSDYLEGYILEYESKSVGYGIISKTFSPEAGGVVIWIEELYLLDEYRSKGLGRDFFEHLEQKANSEGIARQRLEISPSNERAKKLYMKMGFKELDYKQMVKDYK, from the coding sequence ATGATAAGAAGAATTGAAAAAGCAGATAAAGAAATATATATGGAATTTGCGAAGGACTTCTATAGCTCAGATGCAGTAGACCATACAGTTCCAGAAAGTCATTTTGAAGCTGCTTTTAATGAGTTTTTTAGGTCTTCAGATTATTTGGAAGGATATATCTTAGAATACGAGTCTAAGTCTGTAGGGTATGGAATAATTTCAAAAACTTTTTCTCCGGAAGCTGGTGGAGTAGTAATTTGGATAGAGGAGCTTTATCTTCTCGATGAATATAGATCAAAGGGACTTGGAAGAGATTTCTTTGAGCATTTAGAACAAAAAGCTAATTCAGAAGGAATAGCAAGACAAAGACTAGAAATATCTCCAAGCAACGAAAGAGCTAAGAAGCTCTATATGAAAATGGGCTTTAAAGAGCTGGATTATAAACAGATGGTTAAAGATTATAAATAA
- the megL gene encoding methionine gamma-lyase — protein MNKDALKNMGFATRTIHGGYQKNEMGALATPIYQTSTFIFDSADQGGKRFAGEEEGYIYTRLGNPSNTPVEEKLALLEGAEACMSMGSGMGAISSALWTALKAGDHVVAADTLYGCTFALLSHGMPRYGVEVTFVDTKDPQNVKNAMKPNTKVVYLETPANPTLDVADIQAISDIAHENEGCLVMVDNTFCTPYIQRPIELGADVVVHSATKYLNGHGDVIAGFVVGTKAFIDQVRFFGVKDMTGAVLSPFDAFLIARGMKTLHIRMEKHCENAVKVAEFLRNHPAVDKVYFPGFEDFPQAEIVKKQMSLPGAMIAFEIKGDIEKGKKVMDTVHLCVLAVSLGDAETLIQHPASMTHSPYTAEERAKAGISDGLIRLSVGLENPEDIIADLKQALDGIL, from the coding sequence ATGAATAAAGATGCTTTAAAGAATATGGGATTTGCTACAAGAACTATACATGGTGGATATCAGAAAAATGAAATGGGAGCTTTAGCTACTCCTATATACCAAACTTCTACATTTATTTTCGACAGCGCAGACCAAGGTGGAAAACGTTTTGCTGGAGAAGAAGAAGGTTACATATACACAAGATTAGGAAATCCAAGTAATACTCCTGTAGAAGAAAAGCTAGCACTTTTAGAAGGAGCAGAGGCATGTATGTCAATGGGCTCTGGAATGGGAGCAATCAGTTCAGCTCTTTGGACGGCTCTTAAGGCAGGGGATCACGTAGTTGCAGCAGATACACTTTATGGCTGTACTTTTGCTCTTCTTAGCCATGGTATGCCTAGATACGGAGTAGAGGTTACTTTCGTAGATACTAAGGATCCTCAAAATGTTAAGAATGCAATGAAACCAAATACAAAGGTAGTTTATTTAGAAACACCAGCAAACCCTACTCTAGATGTAGCTGACATACAAGCAATAAGCGATATAGCTCACGAGAATGAAGGGTGCTTAGTAATGGTTGACAATACATTCTGTACACCATATATTCAAAGACCAATAGAGCTAGGAGCAGATGTCGTAGTTCACTCAGCTACTAAATATCTTAATGGACATGGAGACGTAATAGCAGGGTTCGTAGTAGGAACCAAAGCGTTTATAGATCAAGTGAGATTTTTTGGAGTAAAAGATATGACTGGAGCAGTTCTTAGTCCATTTGATGCTTTCCTTATAGCTAGAGGTATGAAAACTCTTCATATCCGTATGGAGAAGCACTGTGAAAATGCAGTGAAAGTTGCTGAGTTTTTACGTAATCATCCTGCAGTAGATAAAGTATACTTCCCAGGCTTTGAAGATTTCCCACAAGCTGAAATAGTTAAAAAACAAATGAGTCTTCCAGGAGCAATGATTGCTTTTGAAATAAAAGGAGATATCGAAAAGGGTAAAAAGGTTATGGACACTGTTCATCTTTGCGTACTTGCTGTAAGCTTAGGAGACGCAGAAACATTGATTCAGCATCCAGCATCTATGACTCACTCTCCATATACAGCAGAAGAAAGAGCAAAAGCGGGAATAAGCGATGGATTAATCAGACTTTCTGTAGGCTTAGAGAATCCTGAAGATATAATTGCAGATTTAAAGCAAGCTTTAGATGGTATTTTATAA
- a CDS encoding VanW family protein gives MKYKGVGSFILAFAILFSPISSYAETLNPQIPIENQPVSTTTDSAIKVTMPEDYIGTIRIANGLGQIYDFDATKVFKFLPNPSGGVMLLQMDEVIFYQELENMKKALNKKGQNAATSINTKGELVAITPGVQAIEMDIEKAKQDLIMKVRHQDFTPYQPVFNYGQVPSRTTEDMKKINFILSEFSTSFNSKVAGRSENISLAAKAIDGTILMPGEEFSFNKVVGQTTLARGYKNAPVIVDGEFVEGVGGGVCQVSTTLFNSVLRAGMTVTSRRNHSLPVAYVPKGTDAAVASTLDFKFKNTLNNPIYLQAFVENSKIYFRIYGSQADDKEVNISVKKLAERKYEMTRTVNGSIQDRFISSYREPKKTN, from the coding sequence ATGAAGTATAAAGGTGTAGGAAGTTTTATTCTCGCCTTTGCAATTTTATTTTCTCCGATATCATCATATGCCGAAACACTTAATCCTCAAATACCAATAGAGAATCAACCAGTATCCACAACTACAGATTCAGCTATAAAGGTTACAATGCCGGAGGACTATATAGGAACAATTAGAATTGCAAATGGCTTAGGTCAGATTTATGATTTTGATGCTACAAAAGTATTTAAGTTTTTACCTAATCCCAGTGGGGGAGTAATGCTTCTTCAAATGGATGAAGTAATATTTTATCAAGAGCTAGAGAACATGAAAAAAGCGCTTAATAAAAAAGGCCAAAATGCTGCGACTAGTATAAATACAAAAGGAGAGCTAGTAGCTATAACACCAGGGGTTCAAGCTATTGAAATGGACATTGAAAAAGCTAAGCAGGATTTGATTATGAAAGTGAGACATCAGGATTTTACTCCTTATCAGCCTGTGTTTAACTACGGACAAGTTCCAAGTAGGACTACTGAAGATATGAAAAAAATAAATTTTATTCTTTCTGAGTTCTCTACTTCTTTTAATTCTAAAGTTGCAGGAAGATCAGAAAATATATCACTGGCTGCCAAAGCAATCGATGGAACTATATTGATGCCAGGAGAAGAATTTTCTTTCAACAAGGTAGTTGGCCAAACTACTCTTGCTAGGGGATACAAAAATGCACCTGTAATTGTGGATGGAGAGTTTGTTGAAGGAGTAGGCGGAGGAGTGTGCCAGGTTTCTACTACTTTGTTCAATTCTGTATTAAGAGCAGGCATGACAGTGACTTCAAGAAGAAATCATTCTCTTCCTGTTGCATATGTGCCTAAAGGAACGGATGCCGCAGTAGCATCTACTTTGGATTTTAAATTTAAAAACACATTAAACAATCCGATTTATCTTCAAGCCTTTGTAGAAAATTCTAAGATATATTTTAGAATTTATGGAAGTCAAGCTGATGATAAAGAAGTAAATATTTCTGTAAAAAAACTGGCAGAGCGAAAGTATGAAATGACAAGAACTGTAAATGGTAGCATACAGGATAGATTCATTTCAAGCTATAGAGAGCCTAAAAAAACCAATTAA
- the asrC gene encoding sulfite reductase subunit C, translating into MLDLNTKKIKKNAFRITKHRGTTSLRVRIPGGELDADIMPILHDIAKKYGDGKMHITIRQGFEITGIRFEDMPEVNKMIEPVIQKLEVDNGVEIGEPNKGYPAAGTRNISACIGNKVCPFANYNTTQLAKRIEKAIFPHDHHFKVACTGCPNDCIKAHMQDFGVIGTAKVEYDYSQCIGCEACVKNCKIRVTGALSMKNGKVVRDERRCVGCGECALTCPTQAWSRNPQKYYRLVIMGRTGKKNPRIARTFLEWVDEDTIVKVIKNTYAFVDEYIDRSLPKEHVGYIVDRAGYQKFKEYALKDVVLPKGAKVAEYIDFGGYKYERDAFMIEAE; encoded by the coding sequence ATGCTTGATTTAAATACTAAAAAAATAAAAAAGAATGCATTTCGTATCACAAAACATAGAGGAACTACCTCTCTAAGAGTAAGAATTCCAGGTGGAGAGCTTGATGCAGATATTATGCCAATACTTCACGATATAGCCAAGAAATATGGAGATGGCAAGATGCACATCACTATAAGACAAGGTTTTGAAATAACAGGAATAAGGTTTGAGGATATGCCTGAAGTCAACAAAATGATAGAGCCTGTAATTCAAAAGCTTGAGGTTGATAATGGTGTAGAAATAGGTGAACCAAATAAAGGATATCCAGCAGCAGGAACTAGAAATATATCAGCATGTATTGGAAATAAGGTCTGTCCATTTGCAAACTATAATACTACCCAGCTTGCAAAGAGAATCGAAAAAGCAATATTTCCTCATGACCATCACTTTAAAGTTGCCTGTACAGGATGTCCAAACGACTGTATAAAAGCTCACATGCAGGATTTTGGAGTAATAGGTACGGCAAAGGTTGAATATGACTATAGTCAGTGTATAGGCTGTGAAGCCTGTGTTAAAAACTGTAAGATTAGAGTTACAGGAGCTCTTTCTATGAAAAATGGAAAGGTAGTAAGAGACGAAAGAAGATGTGTAGGCTGTGGGGAATGTGCCCTTACTTGCCCTACTCAGGCATGGAGCCGTAATCCACAGAAATACTACAGACTTGTTATAATGGGAAGAACAGGAAAGAAAAATCCTAGAATAGCTAGAACCTTCTTAGAGTGGGTAGATGAGGACACAATAGTAAAGGTTATCAAAAATACCTATGCCTTCGTAGATGAATATATAGATAGAAGCCTTCCGAAAGAGCACGTTGGCTATATAGTAGACAGAGCTGGCTACCAGAAATTTAAGGAATATGCTCTAAAGGACGTAGTTCTTCCTAAAGGGGCAAAGGTAGCTGAATATATAGATTTTGGTGGCTACAAATACGAAAGAGATGCATTTATGATAGAAGCAGAGTAA
- a CDS encoding Crp/Fnr family transcriptional regulator, giving the protein MSDINTLNIKGWEEVSDEAKKQLVSKAQIINYTNETLLYLEGEEEIPVFIVLSGNAILSKFSETGEEKILYIFGEGELINELSLDGLRTSNSTRALKNSVLLSIKSTELLTLMLKYKELNILVIKSLTKKVRRTQRQALNLGRLKTGQRIASKLWKLSRDYGISHPEGSLINLDINRTDIAAMVGTSRETVSRFLTTLEKAKVISLIDNKIIIKDKKELLKYVKSSE; this is encoded by the coding sequence TTGTCAGATATTAATACGCTAAATATAAAGGGCTGGGAAGAAGTTTCAGATGAAGCAAAAAAACAACTTGTTTCTAAAGCCCAAATTATAAACTATACTAATGAAACCTTGCTCTATCTAGAGGGTGAAGAGGAAATACCAGTATTTATAGTTTTAAGTGGAAATGCTATACTTTCTAAATTTTCGGAAACAGGTGAAGAAAAAATATTATATATTTTTGGAGAAGGAGAGCTTATAAATGAGCTTTCACTTGATGGCCTAAGAACCTCAAATAGCACTAGAGCCCTAAAAAATTCTGTCCTACTCAGCATAAAATCAACGGAGCTTTTAACTCTCATGCTTAAGTATAAAGAGCTAAATATATTAGTAATAAAATCTCTTACAAAAAAAGTAAGAAGAACTCAAAGACAGGCTCTTAATCTAGGAAGACTAAAAACTGGACAAAGAATAGCTTCAAAGCTTTGGAAGCTGTCAAGAGATTATGGAATATCACATCCAGAAGGAAGCCTTATAAACCTAGATATAAATAGAACCGATATAGCAGCAATGGTAGGAACTTCCAGAGAAACAGTAAGTAGATTTTTGACTACACTAGAAAAAGCCAAAGTCATATCACTTATAGATAATAAAATAATAATTAAAGACAAAAAAGAGCTATTGAAATATGTGAAAAGCAGTGAATAA
- the hutG gene encoding formimidoylglutamase: MINYTKPNMDIWTGRIDDDKNYNAFRWHQWVKPLNLMDETIYLDSNQAGVAFIGFLSDEGVRRNLGRPGAVNGPKSIRKELCNLPCSFSSDLKLFDAGDIYCEDNDLETAQKSLSLAVSKIMDMGLFPLVLGGGHEVALGTYMGIKTKTNLGIINFDAHFDIRPYKNGASSGTMFRQIADYCKLNELPFNYYCIGIQKRGNTVELFNTADALGIEYLLAKDIEEGALEDAFASLDNFIEKQESIYVTICSDVFSSAFAPGVSAVQPLGLHPSRVLKFFDRIFTHKKVIAMDIAEVSPRYDQDNITSNLAATFIFAAVNSIASNNIKL; the protein is encoded by the coding sequence ATGATAAATTATACAAAACCAAATATGGATATATGGACAGGAAGAATAGATGATGATAAAAACTACAATGCTTTTAGATGGCATCAGTGGGTTAAGCCTCTTAATCTGATGGATGAGACTATTTACTTAGATTCAAATCAAGCTGGTGTTGCTTTTATTGGATTTCTTAGCGATGAAGGAGTAAGGAGAAATTTAGGCAGACCTGGAGCTGTAAATGGTCCAAAGAGTATAAGAAAGGAATTATGTAATCTTCCATGCAGCTTTTCATCGGATTTGAAATTGTTTGATGCAGGAGATATTTACTGCGAGGATAATGATTTAGAAACAGCTCAGAAATCGCTAAGCTTAGCAGTATCAAAAATTATGGATATGGGGTTGTTTCCACTTGTTTTAGGTGGGGGACATGAAGTTGCTTTAGGAACCTATATGGGAATAAAAACCAAAACCAATTTAGGGATTATAAATTTTGATGCTCATTTTGATATTAGACCATATAAAAATGGAGCTTCTTCTGGTACTATGTTCAGACAAATAGCAGATTACTGCAAGCTTAATGAACTTCCTTTTAATTATTACTGCATAGGAATTCAAAAAAGAGGAAACACTGTAGAGCTTTTTAATACTGCTGATGCACTGGGGATAGAGTATCTTTTGGCAAAGGACATCGAAGAAGGAGCCTTAGAAGATGCTTTTGCAAGCCTAGATAATTTTATAGAAAAGCAAGAAAGTATTTATGTGACTATATGCAGTGATGTTTTTTCTTCTGCATTTGCACCTGGAGTAAGTGCAGTTCAGCCACTAGGACTTCATCCGAGTAGAGTACTAAAATTCTTTGATAGAATCTTTACTCATAAAAAAGTTATAGCAATGGATATAGCAGAGGTATCGCCACGCTACGACCAAGATAATATAACCTCTAACTTAGCGGCTACCTTTATATTTGCAGCTGTAAATTCTATAGCAAGTAATAACATAAAGCTGTAA